A part of Brassica rapa cultivar Chiifu-401-42 chromosome A05, CAAS_Brap_v3.01, whole genome shotgun sequence genomic DNA contains:
- the LOC103866889 gene encoding LOB domain-containing protein 19, with translation MTGNLNGGGRGGEGPCGACKFLRRKCVSGCVFAPYFDAEQGTATFAAVHKVFGASNASKMLLRLPLNKRHEAVSTLCYEALARLRDPVYGSVGHLLSLQHQVMNLQAEIAHVQARLSAFQRVSIIPPQQMQQPPHNNEYPVEQTNLDFVWEEEQLPQAGNEDGEFQELAMQFVSKYLTEVKLPACTFG, from the exons ATGACCGGAAACTTGAACGGCGGTggaagaggaggagaaggacCGTGCGGGGCGTGCAAGTTCTTGAGGAGGAAGTGTGTGAGCGGATGCGTTTTCGCTCCTTATTTCGATGCAGAGCAAGGGACTGCTACGTTTGCAGCGGTTCACAAAGTGTTTGGAGCAAGCAATGCCTCTAAGATGTTACTGAGATTGCCTTTGAACAAGCGGCATGAGGCGGTGTCCACGCTCTGTTACGAGGCTTTGGCTAGGCTCCGTGATCCTGTTTATGGCTCTGTTGGCCATCTCCTCTCTCTTCAACACCAG GTTATGAATCTACAAGCTGAAATTGCTCATGTTCAAGCTCGTCTTTCAGCGTTTCAGCGTGTTTCTATAATCCCTCCACAACAAATGCAACAGCCACCTCATAATAATGAATATCCGGTGGAACAAACTAACTTGGATTTTGTGTGGGAAGAAGAACAATTACCTCAAGCTGGAAATGAAGATGGTGAATTTCAAGAACTGGCGATGCAGTTCGTCTCTAAGTATTTAACGGAAGTCAAACTTCCGGCTTGCACTTTCGGTTAG